Proteins found in one Anopheles aquasalis chromosome 3, idAnoAquaMG_Q_19, whole genome shotgun sequence genomic segment:
- the LOC126575153 gene encoding LOW QUALITY PROTEIN: uncharacterized protein LOC126575153 (The sequence of the model RefSeq protein was modified relative to this genomic sequence to represent the inferred CDS: deleted 2 bases in 1 codon) gives MSATATPIFITVPTKYIPINMATMGGVPVKPLAKRPPPATSVAPSSIGSDDECSSSMDEFIVRHKKRRLDHLTHEEKMQRKKLKNRVAAQTSRDRKKAKMEDMEKTIAEQSEQISALERRCSELDAEKGAINEKYLGLERRFEELQQRLIANEQEQKRREQERAAAAIKREMLEPLLVPGDGSVGCVTAGRQTGSAASSRCPQQQGRQGVPAVAQTTLPPTSDERLTALWSHCHMPTLQDMLDDFDMSQLEELAESLLADVGADLEGTDRTGCPPPTEDDGTGGRLSRPVVGSAAELVESGGPATDAGSRLILTTHNYSKSPFYEQAPKVEPSPAVTPLAPEQQQQHHHHHHTTDSSTILEPAIPEDQSLILTNSNSETLYGTYDNDTNCITIVLTEEETEEDTLESALDRGSTVKLEQDLDMSCDAAIVEQEETVTTGQTMMSPLTIRPPSPLQELLSPIAPHGMKSPGGFSSVSDAGYESIGSPTHSLFSSSSQKETIPSSSEEDGLPSEYGLGSLNEFWNLDLFPILE, from the exons ATGAGTGCTACGGCTACTCCGATCTTTATCACCGTACCGACCAAATACATCCCGATTAACATGGCCACGATGGGAGGGGTGCCGGTGAAGCCGCTGGCCAAACgaccgccaccggccacctCGGTTGCCCCCTCCTCGATTGGCTCCGATGATGAGTGTTCGTCATCGATGGACGAGTTCATCGTGCGCCACAAGAAGCGCCGCCTCGACCATCTGACTCACGAGGAAAAGATGCAACGGAA GAAGTTGAAGAATCGGGTCGCCGCTCAAACATCGCGCGATCGGAAGAAGGCCAAGATGGAAGACATGGAAAAGACGATCGCGGAACAATCGGAGCAGATCAGCGCACTGGAGCGACGCTGCAGCGAGCTGGATGCGGAGAAGGGTGCGATCAACGAAAAGTATCTCGGATTGGAGCGACGGTTCGAGGAGCTACAGCAGCGGCTGATAGCgaacgagcaggagcagaagcgacGAGAGCAGGAACGGGCGGCAGCGGCGATCAAGCGCGAGATGCTGGAACCGCTGCTCGTGCCGGGAGACGGTAGTGTGGGTTGTGTTACTGCCGGGCGCCAAAcaggatcagcagcatcctcacGATGCCCTCAGCAGCAGGGACGCCAGGGCGTGCCGGCAGTAGCGCAGACGACACTTCCGCCGACCAGCGACGAGCGGTTGACGGCCTTGTGGAG TCATTGCCATATGCCTACTCTACAGGACATGCTCGACGATTTCGACATGTCCCAGCTCGAGGAGCTTGCCGAAAGCCTGCTCGCAGATGTCGGCGCAGACCTGGAAGGCACTGATCGCACAGGCTGCCCGCCGCCTACCGAAGATGACGGCACCGGCGGCCGCCTGTCTCGACCAGTGGTGGGGTCCGCAGCAGAACTCGTGGAATCCGGTGGACCGGCAACCGATGCAGGAAGCCGCCTAATCCTCACCACGCACAACTACTCCAAATCCCCGTTCTACGAGCAGGCACCGAAGGTGGAACCATCGCCAGCAGTAACACCACTCgcaccggaacagcagcagcagcaccaccaccaccaccatactaCTGACTCCAGTACCATCCTGGAGCCAGCGATACCAGAGGATCAATCGCTTATCCtgaccaacagcaacagcgaaacaCTGTACGGCACGTACGACAACGATACGAACTGCATAACGATCGTCCTGACTGAGGAGGAGACAGAGGAGGACACACTAGAGTCCGCACTGGATAGAGGATCAACTGTCAAGCTGGAGCAAGATCTTGACATGAGTTGCGACGCTGCCATCGTTGAGCAAGAGGAAACCGTAACGACGGGTCAGACGATGATGAGTCCTCTCACGatacgaccaccatcaccgctgcAGGAGTTGCTTTCACCGATCGCACCGCACGGAATGAAAAGTCCGGGCGGTTTCTCGAGCGTTTCCGATGCCGGTTACGAATCGATCGGATCACCGACACACTCCCTCTTCTCGAGTTCGTCGCAAAAGGAAACGATCCCAAGCAGCAGTGAAGAGGACGGTCTACCGTCCGAGTATGGTCTCGGCAGTCTGAACGAATTCTGGAATTTGGATCTCTTTCCCATTCTAGAGTAA
- the LOC126575151 gene encoding uncharacterized protein LOC126575151, whose translation MDRCCRRYAWCWVIVLLVAIGRIDGSAAAVYEEARTESFEIVASEQENEQTVVVATTTAQSEPLRTKCQSSEQENDFYDGLDGCLQEGAEKLDYIHDHTVTDEDQLTSDEDQMSSTVPSTTTVENTTAASTTAEPPSTTTENRGRMVRFGTRRRGAVTRATPTGEPKKRPTTTYASVRTVQSRRGLFNPELRNRYLGRFRSTTTVTPDSS comes from the coding sequence ATGGACCGTTGCTGTCGTCGTTACGCTTGGTGTTGGGTTattgtgttgttggttgcgaTCGGCAGGATCGATGGTTCCGCAGCAGCTGTGTACGAGGAAGCCAGAACGGAAAGCTTTGAGATCGTTGCTAGTGAACAAGAAAACGAGCAAACAGTGGTAGTTGCCACTACAACCGCTCAAAGTGAGCCGCTTAGAACGAAGTGTCAATCTAGCGAACAAGAAAATGACTTTTACGATGGCTTGGATGGTTGTCTTCAAGAAGGAGCCGAAAAACTCGATTACATACACGATCACACTGTTACGGATGAGGATCAGTTGACCTCAGATGAGGATCAGATGAGTAGCACGGTGCCGAGTACGACAACGGTGGAAAATACAACGGCAGCTAGTACGACAGCGgaaccaccatcgacgacgaccgaaAACCGTGGCCGAATGGTGCGATTCGGTACAAGAAGGCGTGGTGCTGTTACTAGGGCAACACCAACCGGTGAGCCAAAGAAAAGACCTACGACAACTTACGCTAGCGTCCGTACCGTGCAAAGCCGTCGTGGTCTATTCAATCCGGAATTACGCAATCGATATCTGGGCCGGTTCCGCAGCACGACAACGGTTACTCCTGATAGCAGCTAG
- the LOC126575145 gene encoding GTP-binding protein 128up: MSTILEKIAQIESEMARTQRNKATAGHLGLLKARLAKLRRELITPKGGGGASEQGFEVSKTGDARVGFVGFPSVGKSTLLSNLAGVYSEVAAYEFTTLTTVPGCIKYKGAKIQLLDLPGIIEGAKDGKGRGRQVIAVARTCNLIFMVLDVLKPLTHKKLLEHELEGFGLRLNKQPPNISFRRKDKGGVNLNATVAQSELDLDTVKTILSEYKIHNADITLKYDATADDLIDVIEGNRIYIPCIYLLNKIDQISIEELDVIYKIPHCVPISAHHHWNFDDLLEMMWQYLRLVRIYTKPKGQLPDYSSPIVLHHEHTSVESFCNKLHRTIAKEFKYALVWGSSVKHQPQKVGIDHVLNDEDVVQIVKKV, translated from the exons ATGAGTACGATTCTGGAAAAGATCGCTCAAATCGAGTCCGAG aTGGCCCGGACCCAACGGAACAAGGCCACGGCCGGCCATCTGGGCCTGCTGAAGGCCCGGCTTGCAAAGCTGCGCCGTGAGCTGATCACACCgaagggtggcggtggtgcctcGGAGCAGGGTTTCGAAGTGTCCAAAACGGGAGATGCCCGGGTCGGGTTCGTCGGGTTTCCCTCGGTCGGCAAATCGACACTGCTCTCGAACCTGGCCGGCGTTTACTCGGAGGTGGCCGCCTACGAGTTCACCACCCTTACGACCGTGCCAGGGTGTATCAAGTACAAGGGTGCCAAGATCCAGCTGCTCGATCTGCCCGGTATCATCGAGGGAGCGAAGGATGGCAAGGGTCGTGGTCGGCAGGTGATCGCGGTCGCCCGAACCTGTAACCTCATCTTCATGGTGCTGGATGTGCTGAAGCCGTTGACACACAAGAAGCTGCTCGAGCACGAGTTGGAAGGGTTCGGATTGCGGTTGAACAAGCAACCACCAAACATTTCCTTCCGCCGGAAGGACAAGGGTGGCGTGAACCTAAATGCTACCGTCGCCCAGTCCGAGCTCGATCTAGATACCGTCAAAACGATCCTGTCCGAGTACAAGATCCACAACGCGGACATCACGCTGAAGTACGACGCGACGGCTGACGATCTGATCGATGTGATCGAGGGTAACCGGATCTACATCCCGTGCATTTATCTGCTGAACAAGATCGATCAGATTTCGATCGAGGAACTGGATGTGATTTACAAAATCCCTCATTGCGTGCCGATCTCCGCCCATCACCACTGGAACTTTGATGATCTGCTCGAGATGATGTGGCAGTATCTGCGGCTTGTGCGAAT TTACACCAAACCGAAGGGACAGCTGCCGGACTACAGCTCACCGATCGTGCTGCACCACGAGCACACCTCCGTCGAGAGTTTCTGTAACAAACTCCATCGAACCATCGCCAAGGAATTCAAATA CGCTCTTGTGTGGGGCTCATCGGTGAAACATCAGCCCCAGAAGGTGGGCATTGATCATGTGCTGAACGATGAGGATGTGGTACAGATTGTGAAGAAAGTGTAA
- the LOC126575149 gene encoding uncharacterized protein LOC126575149, whose translation MYNYQWPETPAPSVNQRNFPNPAAFLETPSLIGAIRGQPRAELKRPMRTENSASLDRFNTAHSTMNDSMLFDANAVKRPTPQTNREAPASKYAKHNVAAVNSKAENESPTGAAGSGNTGNGKQDPKATLRIVSGTIPHILKLIREQPKHPSMVLLETVANVLSVKAGTRPGEKIVLLRNHETGPILQAIFYEIDRQLLAPLNRGDLVRCVGRLQPFGSRFQLLKISRTSEQYERAMVRLQTVSAFVSKVMR comes from the exons atgTACAATTATCAGTGGCCTGAAACACCGGCTCCCTCGGTGAATCAAAGAAACTTTCCTAACCCGGCCGCATTTCTGGAAACTCCTTCACTCATCGGAGCAATCCGAGGGCAACCGCGAGCAGAATTGAAAAGGCCCATGCGGACTGAGAATTCCGCTTCCTTGGACCGCTTCAATACGGCGCACAGCACGATGAACGATAGTATGCTGTTCGAT GCGAACGCGGTAAAACGACCAACACCCCAGACGAACCGTGAAGCTCCTGCATCCAAGTATGCCAAGCACAACGTTGCCGCGGTCAACTCAAAGGCAGAAAACGAATCTccgactggtgctgctggttcagGGAATACCGGCAACGGCAAACAGGATCCAAAGGCTACCCTTCGCATCGTTTCCGGAACGATCCCGCACATTTTGAAGCTCATCCGTGAGCAACCGAAACACCCGTCGATGGTACTGCTCGAGACGGTAGCCAACGTGCTGTCGGTGAAAGCTGGCACCAGACCGGGAGAAAAGATCGTTTTGCTGCGTAATCACGAGACCGGACCGATTTTGCAGGCGATATTTTACGAGATTGACCGTCAACTGTTGGCACCGCTGAACCGGGGTGATTTGGTGCGCTGTGTTGGGCGGCTTCAGCCATTCGGAAGTCGGTTTCAGTTACTGAAAATCTCGCGCACATCGGAACAGTACGAGCGTGCGATGGTCCGATTGCAAACGGTCAGCGCATTCGTATCGAAGGTGATGCGATGA
- the LOC126575150 gene encoding uncharacterized protein LOC126575150 has product MDSTLHELRKEPSVAEVQRNGNGKQAVPTTATGWYENGSKHDSEVQRPRRLSFNGSDMELSDLKGAKNGGTSSSTPGTAIDTKHMLVLLALATTIAVSVRYLLPAVDATTMRALASQVLTALGSFWQDLTERASRLRPAMASWTMERVVPRAEQTAYVLYALGFGLLVSAFTWYVIYLDSSIPGVNPPTPFSASKNRYRGGARAAERRFHLGYITALVSGLVVFMIALLGE; this is encoded by the exons ATGGATTCAACGTTGCACGAGCTGCGCAAGGAACCGTCGGTGGCGGAggtgcaacggaacggaaatggaaaacaggcCGTACCGACCACGGCAACCGGATGGTATGAAAATGGATCGAAACACGACAGTGAAGTGCAGCGGCCACGCAGACTCTCCTTTAACGGATCGGACATGGAACTGTCCGACCTGAAGGGAGCAAAGAAcggcggcaccagcagcagcacccctgGAACGGCCATCGATACGAAAcatatgctggtgctgctggcccttGCAACGACAATTGCTGTTTCCGTCCGCTACCTGCTTCCAGCGGTGGATG CAACGACGATGCGCGCGTTGGCGTCACAAGTTTTGACCGCACTCGGAAGCTTCTGGCAAGATCTGACGGAACGGGCCAGTCGCCTCCGGCCTGCTATGGCCAGCTGGACTATGGAGCGTGTGGTGCCGCGAGCCGAACAGACGGCGTACGTCCTCTATGCCCTCGGATTCGGGCTACTGGTGTCCGCGTTCACCTGGTACGTTATCTATCTGGACAGCAGCATTCCCGGTGTTAATCCTCCGACACCGTTTTCTGCTTCCAAAAATCG GTATCGGGGTGGTGCGAGGGCAGCCGAACGTCGATTCCATCTCGGCTACATAACCGCGTTGGTCAGCGGTTTGGTGGTGTTTATGATAGCGCTGCTAGGAGAGTAA
- the LOC126575146 gene encoding uncharacterized protein LOC126575146 gives MTNGYKHLYSVITFAIFLLVINFYKNRVNLNREREASFRAASKMKRAGVLNKPLPLDVEGADFFFGLEQQDDEDGHEVVMGRHAPHCLEVDIFFLPASGQNTPKGTRSNRGTRERRGSNLKPHDRITSKETAPGDQQQSTSPTSMYVFLSVLLILVFAACVDIAKHLTTSGRNGTPTDAQRRLSLQNYQALIREKQKQFRMMKQHCSQPSMSIQRSIDESCVPSGSHMPYPGYGAGAGYTRTNDWSTKPGPGTSSGPAPLLRRQSVPTLMRSPPSTVGGNTGFRNGAAPSTAAAAAAVPPAYFARRTSVDSFWDSDHLGKTSVTSQQLGNGSSPEVRRRVRMLHRH, from the coding sequence ATGACGAATGGATACAAGCATCTCTACTCAGTGATCACATTCGCAATCTTTCTGCTCGTGATTAATTTCTACAAAAATCGTGTCAATCTGAACCGTGAGCGTGAGGCTTCGTTTCGGGCTGCCTCGAAGATGAAACGTGCCGGAGTCCTGAACAAACCGCTTCCACTCGATGTGGAAGGAGCGGATTTCTTCTTCGGCCTGGAGCAGcaggacgatgaggatggGCACGAGGTGGTGATGGGCCGACATGCTCCACACTGCCTGGAGGTGGACATATTCTTCCTTCCGGCGAGTGGCCAGAATACGCCAAAGGGCACTCGTAGCAACCGGGGAACAAGAGAGCGCCGTGGCTCGAACTTGAAACCACACGACCGGATCACCAGTAAGGAAACGGCACCCGGCGACCAACAACAATCCACTTCACCAACCTCGATGTACGTCTTTCTCTCCGTACTGCTGATACTGGTGTTTGCGGCCTGTGTCGATATCGCCAAGCATCTTACGACATCCGGTCGTAACGGCACTCCCACGGACGCCCAGCGAAGACTGTCGCTGCAGAACTATCAGGCACTGATCAGGGAGAAGCAAAAGCAGTTCCGAATGATGAAGCAACACTGTTCACAACCGTCGATGAGTATCCAGCGTTCGATTGATGAGTCCTGCGTACCTTCTGGCTCGCATATGCCCTATCCGGGGTACGGTGCGGGTGCTGGCTACACGCGAACAAACGATTGGTCCACCAAGCCGGGTCCAGGCACGTCATCGGGGCCAGCACCGTTGTTAAGACGACAATCCGTGCCAACTTTGATGCGCTCACCGCCTTCTACTGTGGGCGGTAATACAGGGTTTCGAAAtggagcagcaccatcgactgctgctgctgctgctgctgttcccccAGCTTACTTTGCACGACGCACATCGGTGGATTCGTTCTGGGATAGCGATCATCTAGGTAAGACCAGCGTAACATCGCAGCAGCTTGGAAACGGTTCATCGCCGGAAGTTAGACGACGCGTACGCATGCTACACCGCCATTAA
- the LOC126575133 gene encoding PAN2-PAN3 deadenylation complex catalytic subunit PAN2 has translation MDYVYMTAGGGDPGARGAEEIITLTMYDNDPTAEAVAEYSSFNIGSSEAEFMEHAMVLADGGDRFGVSTVCFDTQEELIWMGNQGGHVTSYYGGSMQKYTSFQVHANEVVRQIATIEPGILALTPTTLRHQIRRGIPKFTFRSERMVDMVCMIEHAPARLLLGGHQSDLIEFDIGTASELSGVQAGPNGCAILRRHSRYLCAGDAFGKIALRDPNSLSLEHELHTHSASLSDFDVQGNYLISCGFSGRQGNLAIDRFLMVYDLRMLRLVSPIQLLVEPQLLRFLPSHCSRLAVVSPEGQLQLVDTVELSEPRVCMFQINTSGSQCLSFDICSSSQAMVFGDQSGHINLISAVKINTPTLAFNPYSRDTEFADTPIESQQPPFVPLTDTNFPLSSILLPHLVTGDRWLSDWPAWMNAYEHRRLKPIDPQILSTMKMQGPIGYAPNPRTGLRNQIPYLMEGGSGAGGGMGTGSGPNAVNSSHLASSAKGGGVGGGSGGGAGSSSGDQQGMRIVPRRYRKVEVKYSKLGCQDFDFEQYNQTGFVGLEASLPNAYCNAMLQVLYYIVPLRKAILSHCCSKEFCLSCELGFLFHMLDVGSSSSPCQASNFLRSFRTVPEASALGLILSSDRASNTANINLISLIQNWNRFVLHQIHYELLEAMKNNETMHFYEHPQHHQPIGQHSFDQQQQQDSVQKFQILNLGNGAKVSSGQQQHQQTTASSTAKDTTDISRLFGTQQQTTHRCLKCNTIRVKDNMLLVCNLLYPTSTTNNVEGTFGTILKHSLGVEKTTPAWCETCNKFTPTNQKSRVTDLPSILSINCGLDNEKELDYLRRQMARGTAQGTAQTQQQQQQQQQQQQSGAAAGSPGDQSGTAVSFNGSSTSTKMCRYGTNCSRVDCHFAHPRKSSPCVISAAPAGGAAATHGMQKSWFPLSFQMLLDEERNLEISSLRTASNGETTVPETKVTPGDPQSSSSVTATGVTDASPTEEASEDEPKSASDAEAPPATASPDVEKISKTFNLSAVVCYINDGSARNLVSLIHVPASYHELKQSTDPTSAAAGSWYIFNDFSISPVTVQEAVWFTLDWKVPCVLFYTSASSVHAQAIGGEAECERLTQYVNPFSTDLFVEDTSFIGTGGDGVEDGKPSVQRDGDELSEGFKPLARNEIFSAGDLVAMDAEFVTLNPEESEIRSDGKMSTVKPSHMSVARITCIRGQGEDEGVPFMDDYISTQEQVVDYLTKFSGIKPGDLDANFSKKRLTTLKNSYQKLRYLVDSGVVFVGHGLKNDFRVINIIVPPEQIVDTVHLFHLPHHRMVSLRFLAWHFLGIKIQSETHDSVEDARTALQLYKHYLRLQEKDEFSRALSTLYEKGKKLQWKVPD, from the exons ATGGATTATGTGTACATGACGGCGGGCGGCGGTGATCCGGGTGCCCGGGGAGCCGAGGAGATCATCACGCTCACGA TGTACGACAACGATCCGACCGCGGAGGCCGTGGCGGAGTACAGCTCGTTCAACATCGGTTCCTCGGAAGCGGAGTTTATGGAGCACGCGATGGTACTGGCGGACGGCGGCGATAGGTTCGGTGTGTCCACCGTTTGCTTCGACACGCAGGAGGAACTGATCTGGATGGGGAACCAGGGTGGCCACGTCACCTCGTACTACGGTGGCTCGATGCAGAAGTATACCTCGTTTCAGGTGCACGCCAACGAGGTAGTCCGGCAGATTGCCACAATCGAACCGGGCATCCTGGCGCTCACTCCCACCACCCTACGCCATCAGATCCGCCGGGGTATACCGAAGTTCACCTTTCGATCCGAGCGGATGGTCGATATGGTGTGTATGATAGAGCACGCTCCCGCTCGCCTCCTGCTCGGTGGCCATCAGAGTGATCTGATCGAGTTCGACATCGGCACGGCAAGCGAACTGTCGGGTGTGCAGGCTGGGCCAAACGGGTGTGCAATCTTGCGACGCCACTCGCGCTACCTCTGTGCCGGTGACGCTTTCGGCAAGATTGCACTGCGTGACCCAAACTCGCTGTCCCTGGAGCACGAGCTGCACACGCATTCGGCCAGTCTGTCCGATTTCGACGTACAGGGCAACTATCTCATCTCGTGTGGATTCAGCGGTCGCCAGGGCAACCTggccatcgatcggtttctGATGGTGTACGATTTGAGGATGTTGCGGCTCGTGTCCCCGATACAGCTCCTGGTCGAACCGCAGCTGCTTCGCTTCCTACCATCGCACTGTTCCCGCCTAGCGGTGGTATCACCCGAGGGTCAGCTGCAGCTCGTCGATACGGTCGAGCTGAGTGAACCGCGCGTCTGCATGTTCCAGATCAACACCTCCGGTTCGCAGTGCCTGTCGTTCGACATTTGCTCCTCGAGCCAGGCCATGGTGTTCGGGGATCAATCCGGACACATCAATCTCATCTCGGCCGTCAAAATCAACACACCGACACTGGCCTTCAATCCGTACTCGCGCGATACCGAGTTTGCTGATACACCGATCgaatcgcagcaaccaccgtTCGTACCGCTCACCGATACCAACTTTCCGCTTTCGTCGATTCTACTGCCGCATCTAGTAACCGGTGATCGGTGGTTGAGCGATTGGCCTGCTTGGATGAACGCGTACGAACACCGGAGGttgaaaccgatcgatccacaGATCCTGTCCACGATGAAGATGCAGGGCCCGATCGGATATGCACCGAACCCACGGACCGGTCTACGCAATCAGATACCGTATCTGATGGAGGGCGGAAGTGGTGCTGGCGGAGGAATGGGCACTGGCAGCGGACCGAATGCCGTCAACTCGTCGCATCTCGCATCCTCGGCTAAAGGaggcggtgttggtggaggatcgggcggtggtgctggttcaaGTTCCGGAGATCAACAGGGTATGCGTATTGTACCGCGCCGGTATCGCAAGGTCGAGGTCAAGTACAGTAAGCTCGGTTGCCAGGATTTCGACTTCGAGCAGTACAATCAAACCGGATTCGTGGGGCTCGAGGCAAGTCTCCCGAATGCTTACTGCAACGCGATGCTACAGGTACTGTACTACATCGTTCCGCTCCGCAAAGCGATCCTGTCGCACTGTTGCTCGAAAGAGTTTTGTCTTTCGTGTGAGCTCGGTTTCCTGTTCCACATGCTGGACGTCGGTAGTTCGAGCTCACCGTGCCAAGCGAGCAACTTTCTACGCTCGTTCCGCACCGTCCCGGAAGCGTCCGCACTCGGGTTGATCCTATCGTCCGACCGTGCCTCAAATACGGCAAACATCAATCTGATCAGCTTGATACAGAACTGGAACCGTTTCGTGCTGCATCAGATACACTACGAGCTGCTTGAAGCGatgaaaaacaacgaaacgatgcaTTTCTACGAACATCCGCAACACCATCAGCCCATCGGACAGCACTCGTtcgatcaacagcaacagcaggacaGTGTGCAAAAGTTTCAGATTCTTAACCTTGGCAATGGTGCTAAGGTATCatcggggcagcagcagcaccagcaaacgacAGCTAGTAGCACAGCCAAGGATACAACGGATATTAGCCGTCTGTTTGGcacgcagcaacaaacgaCTCACCGTTGCCTGAAATGCAACACGATACGAGTGAAGGATAACATGCTGCTGGTCTGTAATCTGCTGTATCCGACGAGCACCACTAACAACGTCGAGGGAACGTTCGGTACAATCTTGAAGCACTCACTAGGCGTGGAGAAAACCACTCCGGCCTGGTGCGAAACGTGCAACAAGTTTACTCCAACGAACCAGAAATCCCGTGTCACCGATCTGCCCTCCATTCTGTCCATCAACTGTGGACTGGACAACGAGAAGGAACTCGATTACTTGAGGCGTCAGATGGCTCGCGGTACCGCACAAGGAACAGCACAgactcaacagcagcagcagcagcagcaacaacaacagcagtcaGGAGCTGCAGCAGGATCACCAGGAGATCAATCCGGAACAGCCGTTTCATTTAACGGATCCAGCACAAGCACCAAGATGTGTCGCTACGGAACGAACTGCTCGCGAGTTGATTGTCACTTTGCACATCCACG CAAATCCTCACCCTGCGTCATATCAGCAGCCCCGGCCGGAGGGGCAGCAGCTACACACGGCATGCAAAAATCCTGGTTCCCGCTTAGCTTCCAGATGCTGCTCGACGAAGAGCGGAATCTCGAGATTAGTTCACTTAGGACGGCTTCGAATGGGGAAACGACGGTACCCGAAACGAAGGTCACTCCTGGAGACCCccaatcgtcatcgtcagtaACTGCAACAGGTGTTACCGATGCTTCACCAACCGAAGAAGCATCGGAAGATGAGCCTAAATCGGCTAGTGATG CTGaagcaccaccggcaacagCGTCTCCGGATGTGGAAAAGATCAGTAAAACCTTCAATCTGTCCGCCGTGGTTTGCTACATCAACGATGGGTCTGCGCGCAATCTGGTGTCACTCATTCACGTACCGGCCAGTTATCACGAGCTGAAGCAATCGACTGACCCGACATCGGCCGCTGCCGGTAGTTGGTACATTTTCAACGATTTTAGCATCTCACCGGTCACGGTACAGGAAGCGGTATGGTTTACGCTCGACTGGAAGGTACCTTGCGTGCTGTTTTACACCAGCGCCAGTTCGGTCCATGCCCAAGCGATCGGCGGTGAGGCCGAGTGTGAACGATTGACGCAGTATGTGAACCCCTTCTCGACCGATCTGTTCGTTGAGGATACATCCTTTATTGGCACCGGTGGAGATGGCGTTGAGGATGGTAAACCTTCGGTGCAGCGTGACGGTGATGAGTTGTCGGAAGGCTTTAAACCTTTGGCGAGGAACGAAATCTTCAGCGCAGGCGATCTGGTTGCGATGGATGCGGAGTTTGTGACGCTGAACccggaagaaagtgaaatccGTTCCGATGGCAAGATGTCGACGGTGAAACCGAGCCACATGAGTGTAGCGCGCATCACGTGCATTCGCGGGCAGGGTGAAGATGAGGGTGTCCCGTTCATGGACGATTACATCTCGACACAGGAACAGGTGGTCGATTATCTGACCAAATTTTCCGGCATCAAACCGGGTGATCTGGATGCGAACTTTAGCAAGAAGCGACTCACGACGCTCAAGAACTCATACCAGAAGCTGCGCTACCTGGTCGACAGTGGTGTCGTGTTTGTGGGCCACGGGTTAAAGAATGATTTTCgcgtcatcaacatcatcgtacCACCGGAGCAGATCGTCGATACGGTGCACCTGTTCCATCTGCCCCACCATCGTATGGTTTCGCTGCGCTTCCTCGCCTGGCACTTTCTCGGCATCAAGATACAGTCGGAAACGCACGATTCCGTCGAGGACGCCCGGACGGCTCTGCAGCTGTACAAACACTACCTGCGGCTCCAGGAGAAGGACGAGTTCTCCCGAGCCCTGTCCACGTTGTACGAGAAGGGCAAGAAGTTGCAGTGGAAGGTACCGGATTAA